Genomic segment of Corynebacterium appendicis CIP 107643:
GGGATGAGCACCTCGTCGACCGCATTCATCGCGTTGATGGTGAGCAAGCCCAGCGACGGCGGACAGTCTACGAAGACGTAGTCGAAGCCTTGCTCCTCCAGGAACTCGCCGCGCAGAGCGTCGGCCAAGCGGTACTCGCGGCGCACCAAGCTGACCAGCTCAATCTCCGCGCCAGCCAGGTCAATGGTGGCGGGAATGCACCACAGGTTCTCGTTGTCGCCGGAGCGCTGGAGCGCTTCCTCCGCAGCGGCGGCGCCGATGAGGAGCTCGTAACTGGAGGTCTCCCCGTCGCGGTGGCCCGCACCAAGCGCCGTCGACGCATTGCCCTGCGGATCGAGGTCCACCACGAGCACCTTGCGACCCAGCTTGGCCAGCGATGCGGCCAGGTTCACCGAGGTGGTGGTTTTGCCCACACCACCTTTCTGATTCGCGACAGTGATCAAGCGCGGCTGCTCCGGCTTCGGCACCGTCGAGCGCCCGTTATTCATCTGCGCCGCCCGGCGAGCCGCCGCGGCAATCGGGGTGTCATCCCACTGCTCGTCGTCCACGTGGCCTCCCGTCACGGTCAATAACAATCACTGTCAG
This window contains:
- a CDS encoding ParA family protein, with product MDDEQWDDTPIAAAARRAAQMNNGRSTVPKPEQPRLITVANQKGGVGKTTTSVNLAASLAKLGRKVLVVDLDPQGNASTALGAGHRDGETSSYELLIGAAAAEEALQRSGDNENLWCIPATIDLAGAEIELVSLVRREYRLADALRGEFLEEQGFDYVFVDCPPSLGLLTINAMNAVDEVLIPIQCEYYALEGVGQLLNNITMIRGALNPNLHISAVLLTMYDARTKLSEQVAEEVRGQFGDVVMRNMIPRSVKVSEAPGYGQTVIEYDPGSRGALAYFDAARELATRGDYQPHETTGPIGVSPEIFAQLGEED